A segment of the Lolium perenne isolate Kyuss_39 chromosome 3, Kyuss_2.0, whole genome shotgun sequence genome:
GACGCCGACGGAGGCGATCATGCGCTCGCACTCCTCAGTGCTGCAGCCCTCGCCGATCCGTCCCAGGACCTTGCTGAGCTCGGCGACGGAGATGCGGCCGTCGCCGTTGATGTCGTAGACGTCGAAGGCGTCGCGCAGCTCGGCGTCCAGGTCGCGGCCGCCGGGGGCGTGGAAGGCCGTGAACTCGCCTAGGTCCACGTAGCCGTTGCGGTCGGCGTCGAGTTCGTCCATCATCGCGCCCACCTCCCGGCCCCTCACGGACTCGGTCGGCGGCGGCGAGATGGCGCCCGCCACCGCGGCCAGCTCGGACGGGGAGATCCGGCCGTCGCCGTCCGCGTCGAAGCGGGAGAAGAGCTTCTTGGTCTCCGCTTCGTCGTGCCCGGCCGCGGACAGCGCCGCCGGTGGCGCCTGCGGCTTCTGCATCTGCTTCTGGCCGTCGGTGGTCGACATGGATGGCTACTAATTAAGCTGCTGGTAGCGAATCTTTGAGCTCTCGAGTGGCTGTGGCGAGTGGTGGTGGAGGAATATGCACTTGGATGAGTGGGCTATGGTGTATTAATACCGGCGAGCGACGCGCTGCGGACAGCGCCGACCATCGGCATCATTGCGGATAAAGAAGTAAAGCCTCCGCCGTGGAGCGCGTTCTTCCGGTTGCGTCGAGCGGCGCGTCGGCCAGGCGTCGCTTCCCGGCAAGGGGCACGCGTACTGCTCGCTCGGCCACCGAGgggaggggctcgtcgtcggctGTTTCGTCGACCGTCAAGAGAAGTCAGCACTCAGCAGACACGTCGGTACCTGGGAATTGATTGATTGGTATAATACGGTGTGGTGCGTGGAAGGTGTCGTGAGTGGCTATCACTGCGAGGGGCAGCTGGGCGATAGACACTTGTCGACTTAGCGCGAGGATTTTTTTTAAAAGCTTTTGCGAAGAAAAGTCGGTGTACCTATCACGAGGCCACCCTTCTCTACGTTGAAGATTTTTTTTTTCCAAGTATCACGAcagagcggggggggggggggggggggggcaatttTTCTCGCATTTTCATTTTTTCACTCAAACTTAAGGAAGAAACTTTGCTTCTTATCTTTTTTTTTAAAGATTGACGAATCAAATGATATTTCTGTTCTAATTTCTGTTCAAAGCTTCTACCGTAGAACAAATTCGAGAGGGGGACTTTGATCCAACTTCAGCCGATGGGGAAACTAAAAGGGATGCACCGTCGGGATCTTCTCGTATTTCAGCGGATCCCCGGCAAGTCATTTACCGGTACtttcgaggggggggggggggagggaacGGCGCCTAATGCTAGCGTTTTTAGAGTTATATATGACAGGCCAGTCGATCGATCGATAGAAAAGCTAAGACAGTAGGTATCGCCAAAAGCTAATTTTCCAAACATCTTCCATCACCAGAAGGACCAGTTTCCTTTTTTGATGACTATCGTCATGTGGGAGTGAGAGAGAACTTCAGTTTCCTCCACCATCTGTCTCCATCTCGTCCTCTTCAGGTTCAGTTGTCGCAGCGTTGGTGATTGCTAGAATTCTTCGCCCAGACCTTCTTCCAGCAGCTGAGGAAGTAGTAGCCGCCGCAGTCGCCAGCCGAAGCAAATTGTCAGCCCCAGTCTTGATATTACTTTCATCAGCAGCATTATGGAGACCTGCCCAATAGTTCATAAAAACAACAGACAGACTAATTAATTCACTAGGGGATTTGATCAATTTCATATCAAAGCAGGCTCTATTGCGAAGCTTCCAAATTACCCAGCATATCGCTGCCAAGCCAGCAATCTAAACATTCCTGCTAGCAGGAACAAAACGGGGAAACCACTCAAAGAATTGTGTAAAACTCCCAGGCCTGTCATTTGCTCCAACAGCCGTAGCAACTGTACTCCACACATACTTTGCTGCAACACAATCAAAAAATAAATGAGATATACTCTCATTTTGGTGACAGAATTGGCAGGAGGCACTCCCATTCCAGTTTCTTTTCAGCAGGTTATCTTTTGTTGCAATTGCATTGTGCCAAATTAGCCACAACCAAATTTTGATTTTCAAAGAAATCTTACTTTTCCACAAATGTTTGAAGGACATGTCTGCCCCATGTCTGCACAGATGGTTATACATAGATTTCACAGAATAAATCCCATTTTTAGTCCATTTCCAAATAGGCTTATCTTTTTCTTGGGATAGATTAGTTTGTCTCACAATGCCCAACAGACCATGGGTTTGAGCAGCCAACTCTGGAGACAGATATCTTCTGAAGGAGAAATTCCAcccatgggcagcagcatcattaaCTGTAATATCTTGTTCATTGCAAATGTGGAAAATCTCAGGGAAGGAATCTCTCAAAGGTATACTCCCACACCAAGCATCTTGCCAGAAACTTGTCAATCTTCCATTTCCCACTTGCATCCTTCTACCAGATAGATAGAAATCTTTAATTTTTTTGCATATCTGTCCACAATGGAGAATCCCCTGGCCTTTTTTTTGAATAGAAAGCACCAGCACCTCTGAGGTATTTTCTACACATAAAATCATTCCAAGGACTGGTATAAGATTCAACTTTCCACCACCATTTGCACATGAGGCTGATGTTGAATTTTGTAAGATCTTTCAATCCTAAGCCACCTTTTTTCTTTGGCTTACAAATCCACCTCTATTTGACAAAGTGATACTTCTTCTTATCAGCACTGCCAGCCCAAAAGAAAGATCTAATAGGTTCATCCATTTCCTCTATAGTTGTTTTATGtaactgatgaggacatcccaactacactactacctccgtcattaataaatgaagatgaacctgctgtggagctcaagtccaatgaagttcggattggaccaattacaagggctcgtgcgaagctacttaaacaacaggtgaacttgtttctaaacggtactttgattgatgagaactttatactgcctaagtcctattacttatgtatcatcaggtatcaagaagagacgagcatcgcacgaggaggagaggagcagctggacatgaagacggacgtcaagatggacgtgaagctggacatggagctggacatgaagatatctcatggacgcgcaagggaggagcgggaggcatgcgcgagaggagaagaagacgtccaggccggtctagcacccggtccgaccggccgctagaccggccaacccggtcactgacccggtcg
Coding sequences within it:
- the LOC127341086 gene encoding probable calcium-binding protein CML16; its protein translation is MSTTDGQKQMQKPQAPPAALSAAGHDEAETKKLFSRFDADGDGRISPSELAAVAGAISPPPTESVRGREVGAMMDELDADRNGYVDLGEFTAFHAPGGRDLDAELRDAFDVYDINGDGRISVAELSKVLGRIGEGCSTEECERMIASVGVDGEGFVGFQEFKKMMSPDAAGAQAKPQPAASVTDDKPKTE